In Lampris incognitus isolate fLamInc1 chromosome 20, fLamInc1.hap2, whole genome shotgun sequence, one genomic interval encodes:
- the txk gene encoding tyrosine-protein kinase Tec, with protein MIQSNHSMHAVFCCCCAVQTREISTHMELEGRPSLCFSSRHHPGHAQRVDRSRRKLPPSPPTRDDGKCLGLPRVVAMYNFTAKEDTDLTLKQGEEYTILHKQDQLWWRAQDRHGNKGFIPSNYVTERSRIEANTWYCKNVTRTEAEQLLRTEDREGGFVVRDSSRPGVYTVSLYTKTPGISGGISRHYQIKHTDSGQFFLAEKHTFSTIPEVIKYHEHNAAGLITRLRYPIGPTGCCAPATAGFSSEQWEINPSELTFMKELGCGQFGHVRLGKWRTHHKVAIKAIKEGAMYEEDFIEEAKVMMRLCHPKLVQLYGVCTRQQPLLIITEFMENGCLLNFLRKRSRALKDEWLLSMCQHVCEGMEYLEKHKFIHRDLAARNCLVNEQNVVKVCDFGMTRYVLDNQYTSSSGAKFPVKWSPPEVLHYNKYSSKSDIWSYGVLMWEIFSEGCVPFESLTNGEVVSQVMRGVRLYRPHRASRPAYCLMYKCWHEEPHGRPSFSELLKEIRILAEQQE; from the exons ATGATTCAATCGA atCACTCCATGCACGCTGTGTTCTGTTGTTGCTGTGCGGTCCAGACCAG GGAGATTAGTACCCACATGGAGCTGGAGGGAAGACCGTCTCTCTGCTTTTCGAGCCGACACCACCCAGGACACGCCCAACGG gttGACAGGTCCAGGAGGAAGTTGCCTCCTTCTCCTCCCACAAGAGACGATGGTAAATGTTTGGGGTTGCCAAGGGTGGTTGCCATGTACAACTTTACTGCCAAGGAGGACACGGACCTCACACTCaaacag GGAGAGGAATACACCATTCTGCATAAGCAGGACCAGCTATGGTGGAGGGCTCAGGACAGACATGG GAATAAAGGCTTCATCCCCAGTAACTATGTGACAGAGAGAAGCCGGATCGAGGCCAACAC TTGGTACTGCAAGAACGTCACCAGGACAGAGGCCGAACAGCTGCTCAGAACAGAG GACAGAGAGGGGGGGTTTGTGGTGAGAGACTCCAGCCGGCCGGGGGTCTACACAGTCTCCCTCTACACCAAGACTCCGGG tatCAGTGGTGGTATTAGCAGGCACTACCAGATTAAACACACGGATAGTGGGCAGTTCTTCTTGGCAGAAAAACATACCTTCAGCACCATACCGGAAGTCATAAAATATCACGAACACAAtgctgcag gtcTAATCACCAGGTTGCGGTATCCAATAGGGCCCACGGGATGCTGTGCTCCTGCTACGGCTGGGTTCAGCTCAg agcaGTGGGAGATCAATCCCAGTGAGCTGACCTTCATGAAGGAACTGGGCTGTGGTCAGTTTGGACATGTGCGACTGGGGAAGTGGAGGACTCACCACAAGGTGGCCATCAAGGCCATCAAGGAGGGAGCCATGTATGAGGAGGACTTCATTGAAGAGGCCAAGGTCATGAT GAGGCTGTGTCACCCTAAGCTGGTCCAGCTGTACGGGGTGTGTACACGCCAGCAACCCCTGCTGATCATCACGGAATTCATGGAGAATGGCTGCCTGCTGAACTTCCTGCGTAAGAGGAGCAGGGCTCTGAAGGATGAGTGGCTTCTGTCCATGTGTCAGCACGTATGCGAGGGGATGGAGTACCTGGAGAAACACAAGTTCATCCACAGAGACctg GCTGCCAGGAACTGTCTGGTGAACGAGCAGAACGTGGTGAAGGTCTGTGACTTCGGGATGACCAG GTACGTTCTGGATAACCAGTACACCAGTTCCAGTGGGGCCAAATTCCCAGTGAAGTGGTCTCCTCCTGAAGTCCTGCACTACAACAAATACAGCAGCAAGTCTGACATCTGGTcctacg gcgTGCTGATGTGGGAGATATTCTCTGAAGGCTGTGTTCCGTTCGAGAGTCTCACTAACGGGGAGGTCGTCAGTCAGGTGATGAGGGGCGTCCGGCTGTACCGCCCACACAGAGCCTCGCGCCCCGCCTACTGCCTCATGTACAAGTGCTGGCACGAG GAGCCACATGGTCGGCCATCTTTCTCGGAGCTGCTGAAGGAAATCAGAATCTTagcagagcagcaggagtga